From Daucus carota subsp. sativus chromosome 6, DH1 v3.0, whole genome shotgun sequence:
AAATGCCCAGTACAAGATTCGGGTTTTAGACTTTAGTATTAACAACAGGCCAATCAAGATGACTTATACATCTCAACATCATATTTTCTCAAAGTATGATAATCTACTGTATAAACTGAATAAAACTATGCATCCTAAACCTGTAGGCCGTGTTTGTTTCATGGGATTAAATAAGGAATAGGATTAATAATCCTGTAAAAAATTTTAATCCCAAACTTACTTTCTAATTAATTTAGTTCCAATACATCCTAAACCAATTGTATTGAACAAGGCAGATTACCAGAGACTGCAGCTCCCGATGCTAATCAAGGCATGATCATATATATTCGGCACATCTAATATCTTgccattatttattattaaatctatTTATAGTGTTTTGCAGTATCAACATATAAATCATGACATACATCCAAGTCTTAACAATCACAACTTTAGGAGCAATTGTTTACTCAGCACTATCTGGAAGTACAAGCACAACAAACAAACAAGAAGTATTCTTTATACAAAAAAgttcacctttttttttttttttaattttgtaagcCGAAAAATCCCAAGTTGAATCAGCAAAAGAATAAACAGACTAAACCCCAAATGTATCTAAATGATTAAAATCACAACATTTTGTTATACAAACTAAATTTAACCGAGAATGAAGTGAATTCGATTGTACCGTAGCAAGAATTTAATCTTCAAGATATTTACGGAGGCGTTGTTTGACAAATTCACCGCGGGCTTTGGTGCGCGCTTGTTGCGGTGCTATGTTTGTGAATGAAAGGTGGACTCCGACGGCGAAAAGAGCGGCGCCGGTGACGAAAAAGACGGCAGACACAGCCAATTGCTTGGGCGTAGGCGGGTATGACCACAGTACCATCACCACCACTTCTCTCTTTATGTTCCTCTCGGTAGCTTGGCTTAGCTTGTCCAGTAAGACttttttgttctttctttgACCGTTATAAACCCCCATTTTCTCGCTTATTAATTTCtccttttatttttctcaattaattcataaaataaattatacaattttatacttttcttaattattttagaaatcAAATAGTACCTCAGTCAgtctctcatttttttttataattttcctcCATTACTTTACATGTATTTTAGAATTGTTATagcatatattttaaaacttattttttaaattttttttctatttataagaatttaaacaatattttcCTTTATTAAATACCgacttttgaatttttaatacgTATGTTAATGTGTTTTgattatataatcaataaatattattttcaaaaaaaaaatttctaaacaaaaatattatattaatttttcttacaaaaaaatttcttgGAAATGAGATTTATAGCTATATGATTAAAGTAACTTAAAATGTATGTCAAAATgttaaaaattcacaaaaacaaATATTCAAAATGGAAAAGGTAATTTGTATTTAGAAAAATGaattgaaataatttataaaatatgtcaTAGACTCTCCTACtccaattattaaaaaattagatgGACGAAAAAGGTATACACATGGTCGCTTGCTTGATTAGTATTAccttcaaatataaatataatagacATTTATATCGTGTATTTTCTTTGTCACGATTTTCCTAAAATTATCTCGGAAAATAATAGTTTTATATTATCGTGTATTCGCTCTATTGCGATTTTctagtttttgttttatttctctaaaaatgattttcatataaaattaacaCCATTGActacatattaaatttattaatttataaaaaataatataaattctgATAAAATTcaacttatttattataattaaataaacatttaactttttttttgaattcaaataaacatttattaTAATTGAACAGAAAATCTGTTTTGGTAAGGTGATTGGAAACCTGAGAAGGGAGTATTTCACTATGTTTTATCGTTAACAAATTTGAACCAACTATAATGATAAAAAGAGAAATGGTAGCTGACGGCtcttttttctttcattttcataTAAGAGGACAGTGGTGCAACACATGTAAATAATCGTTAAGATTGTTATTCGTTATTCAATCATATGATCTAATGATCTGAACGTGTAGTGTCAGATGGGGAACGGATGGAGCAAGTCATAGTATCAGGCATC
This genomic window contains:
- the LOC108225088 gene encoding uncharacterized protein LOC108225088, with protein sequence MVLWSYPPTPKQLAVSAVFFVTGAALFAVGVHLSFTNIAPQQARTKARGEFVKQRLRKYLED